A part of Armatimonadota bacterium genomic DNA contains:
- a CDS encoding DUF3854 domain-containing protein, producing the protein MALSEHHRKMLEEGSAISPRILAEAGVCTLSTKAELKAIGFPNAVGSALAFPVLTWSSGNDPEYWRIRPDNPKPDRRGKTAKYLQPRGTDCRLYCLPTARRLIGGLQGISEQDRPAQPYLFVTEGEKKTLALLSKNLAAVGLAGVWNWRRKAILRGDFDVIGLHGMDICIVYDSDSATNAHVAKAEDALAAMLQSAGARVFRVQLPAGPDGQKVGIDDFFAGGGTVDELAALVKPYTPRAHTLEDRYREHEGRLERYIPPSSTGNDGYYEAITQNYVAYVTADKVVDDGIEERRCFTVEGQMQNGRPLPPVDVPASQFNSWSWVSPKWGVGPRLIVGQNAEKHACAAALYISGDEVQEIRVYSHTGWRAIDGRNVYIHAGGAIGSDGNDSSVQTQFEQVLQPYVLPEPPDIERLSAALASAIDVFRIAPARIIGPLWAAVWRAVLGESYFSLFLVGPTGSRKSSLSAVISSYYGNGLSRKERLPLSWSSTDNALEAACFSGKDALVVIDDFVPGRGSLADRQTLQRKASRLLRAAGNGSGRQRMRADGTLMSPRPPRALILSTGEELPEGGSELRRTVVVEVALDDVNLAALTLAQSHAEDGTLALCMAGFVVWAAGRLEELRARIRAASLAGRDGTRIKETEAELMEAARIWGDYAIENGLSATEAQGIVSAAVWGIEETAREQAMVDADQDPVLRFFELLADGIASGEVYLLPRNACKDQTDRIGRHIGWKDDDSIYLIPSVAYAAVTRLGEAAGRPVQQGSKSLWKLMKQRGMLVLQGQGDRSTRKLAFGPWGNVGVIQFAASLLDVESGSIERNGSPSSLAKSDGDSDLPISAPEAAVLMKESGGDKGNPDAPAGLLNEHPPDPPATPVSEKNKVSLANVESESHEATSLFEDDLVRTEVRF; encoded by the coding sequence GTGGCCCTCTCAGAACACCACCGCAAGATGCTTGAAGAGGGCTCGGCGATCAGCCCGAGGATCCTGGCCGAGGCCGGCGTCTGCACTCTCTCTACCAAAGCGGAGCTCAAAGCGATCGGATTTCCGAACGCCGTGGGCTCAGCCCTCGCATTTCCGGTGCTCACCTGGTCATCGGGCAACGATCCGGAATACTGGCGCATCCGACCGGATAATCCGAAGCCGGATAGGCGCGGCAAGACGGCGAAGTATCTTCAGCCACGGGGAACAGACTGTAGGCTTTACTGCCTTCCCACGGCCCGTCGGCTGATCGGAGGTTTGCAGGGAATAAGTGAGCAGGATCGTCCCGCACAGCCGTACTTGTTTGTCACAGAGGGCGAGAAAAAGACCTTGGCGCTTCTCAGTAAAAACCTCGCGGCCGTCGGTCTTGCCGGAGTTTGGAACTGGCGGCGCAAGGCGATTTTGCGTGGCGACTTCGACGTGATCGGGCTACACGGAATGGACATCTGTATCGTGTACGACTCGGATTCGGCGACAAATGCCCATGTCGCGAAGGCTGAGGATGCGCTCGCCGCCATGCTCCAGTCGGCAGGTGCCCGAGTGTTCCGCGTCCAGCTGCCGGCAGGGCCGGACGGCCAAAAAGTCGGCATCGACGACTTCTTCGCAGGAGGTGGGACCGTTGATGAATTGGCTGCACTTGTAAAGCCTTACACCCCGCGCGCTCATACCCTTGAGGATCGGTACCGCGAGCACGAAGGTCGCCTGGAGCGCTACATACCGCCGTCTTCGACGGGCAACGATGGCTACTACGAGGCGATCACACAGAACTACGTAGCTTACGTGACCGCAGACAAAGTGGTCGACGACGGGATCGAAGAGCGAAGGTGCTTCACCGTCGAAGGCCAGATGCAGAACGGTCGGCCGTTACCGCCGGTCGACGTGCCCGCTAGCCAGTTCAACTCCTGGTCTTGGGTGTCTCCAAAGTGGGGTGTTGGCCCGCGGCTAATCGTCGGACAAAACGCGGAGAAGCACGCCTGCGCAGCAGCGCTCTACATATCTGGCGACGAAGTCCAGGAGATCCGCGTGTACTCGCACACTGGTTGGCGCGCGATCGACGGTCGCAACGTCTACATCCATGCAGGCGGGGCTATCGGTTCCGACGGCAACGACTCGTCGGTTCAGACCCAATTCGAACAGGTTCTTCAGCCGTACGTCCTGCCCGAGCCACCAGACATCGAACGACTATCGGCGGCCCTTGCGTCGGCAATCGACGTGTTCCGGATCGCTCCAGCAAGGATCATCGGCCCATTGTGGGCGGCGGTGTGGCGGGCAGTACTGGGTGAAAGCTACTTCTCACTCTTCCTCGTAGGCCCGACCGGATCTCGGAAGTCCAGTCTCTCTGCGGTCATCTCGTCCTACTATGGGAATGGGCTCTCCCGCAAAGAGAGGTTACCGCTGAGTTGGTCCTCCACCGACAATGCGCTTGAGGCCGCATGCTTTTCTGGCAAGGACGCTTTGGTCGTCATCGATGACTTTGTACCTGGCCGCGGATCGCTCGCCGACCGGCAAACCTTACAGAGGAAGGCTTCGCGGCTCCTTCGTGCAGCCGGCAACGGATCCGGGCGCCAGCGCATGCGCGCCGATGGGACGCTAATGTCTCCTAGGCCGCCGAGAGCCCTGATCCTGTCCACTGGCGAGGAACTTCCTGAAGGCGGATCTGAGCTGAGGAGGACCGTCGTCGTCGAGGTTGCCCTCGACGACGTGAACCTGGCCGCGCTAACGTTAGCCCAATCACATGCTGAAGACGGGACTTTGGCGCTGTGCATGGCTGGCTTCGTCGTTTGGGCCGCTGGGCGGCTCGAGGAACTGCGCGCCCGGATTCGAGCGGCGTCTCTGGCAGGCCGTGACGGAACCCGAATCAAAGAGACCGAGGCGGAACTGATGGAGGCTGCCCGCATTTGGGGCGACTATGCGATTGAAAACGGGCTGTCGGCGACCGAAGCTCAGGGGATCGTCTCGGCAGCGGTCTGGGGTATTGAAGAGACGGCCCGCGAACAGGCCATGGTCGATGCCGACCAGGATCCGGTCCTTCGCTTCTTCGAGCTTTTGGCCGATGGCATCGCTTCTGGGGAGGTCTATCTTCTGCCTCGGAACGCATGCAAAGACCAAACGGATCGCATTGGAAGACACATCGGGTGGAAAGACGATGACTCCATCTACCTGATTCCTTCTGTCGCATATGCCGCGGTGACGAGATTGGGCGAAGCAGCGGGAAGACCGGTCCAGCAGGGAAGCAAGTCGCTCTGGAAGCTCATGAAGCAACGAGGGATGCTCGTTCTACAGGGCCAGGGCGACCGCAGCACGCGCAAACTCGCCTTTGGGCCCTGGGGCAACGTTGGCGTGATCCAATTCGCAGCATCCCTATTGGACGTAGAAAGCGGGAGTATCGAGAGGAACGGGAGTCCATCATCTTTAGCGAAGTCGGATGGGGACTCCGACCTCCCGATCAGCGCTCCCGAAGCGGCCGTCTTGATGAAGGAATCGGGAGGGGACAAAGGGAATCCGGATGCTCCCGCAGGTCTATTGAACGAGCACCCTCCCGATCCTCCCGCAACTCCCGTTTCTGAGAAGAACAAGGTGTCCCTAGCCAATGTGGAGAGTGAATCGCATGAGGCAACGTCGCTCTTTGAAGACGACCTAGTGAGAACGGAGGTCCGGTTCTGA
- a CDS encoding helix-turn-helix domain-containing protein encodes MGTTVASSSLTMTVADAQTQLCLSRSRVYELIRSGELPSIKIGRSRRVLRASLEAFLKQLLEEQENS; translated from the coding sequence ATGGGAACGACAGTAGCAAGCAGCTCACTTACGATGACGGTGGCGGATGCCCAGACACAATTGTGTCTCTCTCGCTCCCGTGTCTACGAACTGATCCGATCGGGCGAACTGCCCAGCATCAAGATCGGCCGCAGCCGACGTGTCCTTCGCGCCTCCCTGGAGGCCTTTCTCAAACAGCTCCTCGAAGAACAGGAGAATTCCTAG
- a CDS encoding SAM-dependent DNA methyltransferase, with protein MKWIAPRETDAASKALEKKLWDAADQFRANSGLTAAQYSQPILGLIFLRFADARFQEVHKKIEAQEATGRRTIDPEDVRNYHAAGVVYLPPEARYETLLTLPEGANVGENVNTAMRGVERANPQLAGTLPKTFNVFGSALLKNLLRTFSEIKVDLGYDAFGRIYEYFLGEFARTEGSKGGEFYTPSPIVRLLVEVIEPYHGRILDPACGSGGMFVQSARFVAEHKKEPGKELSIYGVEKTDATGQLCRMNLAVHGLEGDIKHGGEVNSYYDDPHRAVGRFDFVLANPPFNVNAVDKERLKDQVGPGRRFPFGLPKPDNANYLWIQLFYSSLNDRGRAGFVMASGCESASSSEMEIRKQIIQDHAVDVMIAVGPKLFYTVPLGCMLWILDRGKKGTDREGKVLFLDARQIWRDVDRAHRDWMPAQVGFLANVVRLYRGEEPDYTHGGTEARAKLEDVFGTLPTYADVLGLCKVETIEKIEAQGWSLNPGRYVGVASGEEVSDEDFKDQLAFLHEDLEALNTEARGLEDIIARNVQELLEIGT; from the coding sequence GTGAAGTGGATCGCACCAAGGGAAACCGACGCCGCCTCAAAGGCCCTGGAGAAGAAGCTCTGGGACGCCGCCGACCAGTTCCGCGCCAACAGCGGGCTGACCGCCGCCCAGTACTCCCAACCGATCCTCGGCCTCATCTTCCTCCGCTTCGCCGACGCCCGCTTCCAAGAAGTCCACAAGAAGATCGAAGCGCAAGAGGCCACCGGTCGCCGCACCATTGACCCCGAGGACGTGAGGAACTACCATGCGGCGGGAGTCGTCTACCTTCCCCCGGAGGCCCGCTACGAGACCCTGCTCACGCTTCCGGAAGGCGCGAACGTCGGTGAGAACGTCAACACCGCTATGCGCGGTGTCGAGCGGGCCAACCCTCAGCTCGCTGGCACCCTGCCCAAGACCTTCAACGTCTTTGGCAGCGCCCTGCTCAAGAACCTGCTTCGGACGTTCTCCGAGATCAAGGTCGATCTCGGCTACGACGCCTTCGGTCGCATCTACGAGTACTTCCTCGGCGAGTTCGCCCGGACCGAGGGCAGCAAGGGCGGCGAGTTCTACACGCCGAGCCCCATCGTCCGCCTGCTCGTCGAGGTGATCGAGCCGTACCACGGGCGCATCCTCGACCCCGCCTGCGGGTCGGGCGGCATGTTCGTCCAGAGCGCGAGGTTCGTCGCCGAGCACAAGAAGGAGCCGGGCAAGGAACTCAGCATCTACGGCGTAGAGAAGACTGACGCCACCGGCCAGCTCTGCCGCATGAACCTCGCCGTGCACGGGCTGGAAGGCGACATCAAGCACGGCGGCGAGGTCAACAGCTATTACGACGACCCTCACCGAGCGGTCGGGAGGTTCGACTTCGTCCTCGCCAATCCGCCCTTCAACGTGAACGCGGTGGACAAGGAGCGGCTGAAGGACCAGGTCGGCCCGGGCCGCCGCTTCCCGTTCGGCCTCCCCAAGCCCGACAACGCGAACTACCTCTGGATCCAGCTCTTCTATTCGTCGCTGAACGACCGCGGGCGAGCGGGCTTCGTGATGGCTAGCGGTTGTGAGAGCGCGAGCTCATCTGAGATGGAGATTCGTAAGCAGATCATCCAAGACCACGCGGTCGATGTGATGATCGCCGTAGGCCCAAAGTTGTTCTACACGGTGCCGCTGGGCTGTATGTTATGGATCCTGGATCGGGGGAAGAAGGGCACGGATCGCGAAGGCAAGGTGCTCTTCCTCGACGCGCGCCAAATATGGCGCGATGTCGACCGCGCCCACCGTGATTGGATGCCAGCTCAAGTTGGTTTTCTGGCGAATGTGGTTCGGCTCTACCGGGGCGAGGAGCCTGATTATACTCACGGCGGGACCGAAGCCAGGGCGAAGCTTGAGGATGTCTTCGGGACTTTGCCGACATATGCCGACGTGCTCGGGCTGTGCAAAGTGGAGACCATAGAGAAGATCGAAGCCCAAGGCTGGTCGCTCAATCCTGGACGTTACGTCGGCGTCGCATCCGGCGAGGAGGTCAGCGATGAGGACTTCAAGGATCAGCTAGCGTTTTTGCACGAGGATTTGGAGGCACTGAACACCGAAGCCCGGGGACTTGAGGACATCATTGCTCGAAATGTTCAGGAGCTTTTGGAGATAGGAACGTGA
- a CDS encoding Fic family protein → MSESIQHQIWPLDTGITDLAEDTTNLAIPAIANIREVWAEARKKLENTDQLRVFNERLAREWAIETGVIEDVFHIDKGVTVNLIEQGISAALLEHGTVDKPADYVVSILRDHVETLDWLMERFIAQKQPLSAVAVKELHRLMTDHQSHVDAQDPQGRPIRVELRKGDWKIRPNNALREGVLYCYCPPEQVPGEMERLVEIHAQHEAGGMPPEVASAWIHHRFTQIHPFQDGNGRVARALATLVFLRAGLFPVVVNREVRTEYIRALEQADAGDLTPLVEVLSTAQQVRFDRALNISDELTSVPTTVELAIQALKDKLRGRAEEVAQQQRGVFQIAKALQQVTWDRLNTVAGLLEPIRADVHSSDVNNDFFYRGQIVEEARRFGYYANTTVYRAWARLTIGGSSPALLLFSFHGRGGEFAGVMVCSPIFELINENGEEEGQRQRTQIPIADRPFEFYFTEEIEAVKGRFLPWLDETIALAVSQYQRLI, encoded by the coding sequence GTGAGCGAAAGCATCCAACACCAAATCTGGCCCCTTGATACGGGGATCACCGACCTGGCCGAAGATACCACTAACCTAGCAATCCCCGCTATCGCGAACATACGGGAGGTGTGGGCCGAGGCCAGAAAGAAGCTAGAGAATACTGATCAGTTGAGGGTGTTCAACGAGCGTTTGGCTCGTGAATGGGCCATCGAGACTGGCGTCATCGAAGACGTCTTCCACATAGACAAGGGCGTTACGGTGAATCTAATCGAGCAAGGCATCTCCGCGGCCCTGCTTGAACATGGGACTGTCGACAAGCCCGCCGATTATGTTGTCAGCATCCTCCGCGACCACGTCGAGACATTGGATTGGCTTATGGAGCGTTTCATCGCCCAGAAGCAGCCACTCAGTGCGGTGGCTGTGAAGGAATTGCACCGTTTGATGACGGACCATCAATCCCATGTCGACGCCCAGGATCCTCAGGGTCGCCCGATAAGGGTTGAGCTGAGAAAAGGAGACTGGAAGATCCGGCCTAACAACGCTTTGCGAGAGGGCGTTCTCTACTGTTACTGTCCGCCGGAACAGGTCCCCGGTGAAATGGAACGGCTAGTCGAGATTCACGCTCAGCACGAGGCAGGCGGCATGCCTCCAGAGGTGGCTTCAGCGTGGATACACCACCGCTTTACTCAAATCCATCCCTTCCAAGATGGCAACGGACGGGTTGCCCGTGCCCTAGCCACCCTGGTGTTCCTGCGTGCCGGCCTGTTTCCGGTAGTCGTGAACAGAGAGGTGCGGACCGAATACATCAGGGCCTTGGAGCAGGCCGACGCAGGCGACCTCACGCCGCTTGTGGAGGTCCTGTCGACCGCACAGCAGGTCCGATTCGACAGGGCCCTGAACATAAGTGACGAGCTCACATCTGTGCCAACAACCGTGGAGTTGGCGATCCAGGCTTTGAAGGACAAGCTGAGGGGCCGGGCAGAAGAGGTTGCTCAGCAGCAGCGAGGTGTGTTCCAAATTGCCAAGGCACTTCAACAGGTCACTTGGGATCGACTCAATACGGTGGCCGGTCTTCTGGAGCCTATTCGGGCAGATGTGCACTCATCGGATGTCAACAACGACTTCTTCTACCGGGGTCAGATTGTCGAAGAAGCCAGACGGTTCGGCTACTACGCGAACACGACGGTTTATCGGGCCTGGGCACGATTGACGATCGGTGGTAGTTCGCCGGCGCTTCTGCTGTTCTCGTTTCATGGTCGTGGAGGTGAGTTCGCCGGAGTCATGGTGTGCTCTCCGATCTTTGAGTTGATCAACGAGAATGGTGAGGAGGAGGGCCAGAGGCAGCGAACGCAGATTCCGATCGCCGATCGCCCGTTCGAGTTTTACTTTACCGAAGAGATCGAAGCTGTGAAGGGCAGGTTCTTGCCATGGCTGGACGAGACGATCGCCCTTGCCGTGTCGCAGTATCAGAGGTTGATCTAA
- a CDS encoding restriction endonuclease subunit S yields the protein MTAKWRTCLLGEVVNLKRGYDLPSQHRVLGDVPIVSSSGVTDYHNVAKVKGPGVVTGRYGTLGAVHFVDVDFWPLNTSLYVQDFKGNDPRFIAYFLGALNLGTQVSAAAVPGVNRNHLHAMTVAVPCVCEQRRIAGILSAYDDLIENCQRRIKILDEMARRLYREWFVHFRYTGHESIPLVDSPLGPIPQGWEVKGVKDVAQVTYGFAFKSQQFNTDGIGTPIVRIRDIPKGKAETYTDEEAHPKYHIRDGHILVGMDGDFHMCVWSAGPALQVQRVARFEPTGAVGNHLLYLLLERPIQELNKSIVGTTVAHLGDSHIKEIKVAIPPAAMLSCINAALDPILEQVTVLKKSIATLRRTRDLLLPRLLGGA from the coding sequence GTGACGGCAAAGTGGCGTACATGCCTACTCGGAGAGGTTGTCAACCTCAAGCGTGGCTACGACCTGCCTAGTCAGCATCGCGTATTAGGAGATGTGCCGATTGTCTCATCCTCAGGCGTAACGGACTATCACAACGTGGCAAAGGTTAAGGGTCCGGGAGTTGTGACCGGGCGCTATGGCACGCTCGGCGCCGTGCACTTTGTGGACGTTGACTTCTGGCCCTTGAACACGAGCTTGTATGTTCAGGACTTCAAGGGCAACGATCCTCGCTTTATTGCGTATTTCCTGGGCGCACTCAATCTGGGTACGCAGGTTTCGGCTGCAGCTGTACCGGGCGTCAACCGCAATCACCTGCATGCGATGACTGTCGCAGTGCCATGCGTATGCGAGCAGCGGCGTATCGCGGGCATCCTCTCCGCCTACGACGACCTGATCGAGAACTGCCAGCGCCGCATCAAGATTCTGGACGAGATGGCCCGCCGCCTCTACCGCGAGTGGTTCGTCCACTTCCGCTACACCGGCCACGAATCCATCCCCCTCGTCGACAGCCCCCTCGGACCCATCCCCCAAGGCTGGGAGGTCAAGGGAGTAAAGGATGTTGCGCAAGTCACCTACGGCTTTGCCTTCAAGTCCCAGCAGTTCAACACCGACGGCATCGGAACCCCCATCGTTCGTATCCGCGACATCCCGAAGGGAAAGGCGGAAACGTACACCGATGAGGAAGCGCACCCGAAGTATCACATCCGTGACGGCCATATCCTAGTTGGGATGGACGGCGACTTCCACATGTGCGTCTGGTCCGCTGGTCCTGCTTTGCAGGTTCAACGCGTTGCACGATTCGAGCCGACCGGAGCGGTCGGCAACCACCTGCTCTATCTTCTCCTCGAAAGGCCAATTCAGGAACTTAACAAGTCGATCGTTGGCACGACCGTGGCTCACCTTGGCGACTCGCACATCAAGGAAATCAAAGTGGCTATTCCGCCGGCCGCCATGCTGTCATGCATTAATGCAGCCCTCGACCCAATCTTGGAGCAGGTCACTGTGCTAAAGAAATCAATTGCCACCCTACGCCGCACCCGCGATCTGCTGCTCCCACGCCTTCTTGGGGGTGCCTGA